From one Solanum lycopersicum chromosome 12, SLM_r2.1 genomic stretch:
- the LOC138340500 gene encoding uncharacterized protein, with protein MAIETTTSTSASEGSVISGSDANGILYVHPSDNPGMILVPVQFDGTGYRTWRRGVMRALSVKNKLGFIDGSCEKPSTNSPLLRQWQRCDDMVTSWILNSLIKEVSDSVEYVNNSAELWKELEDRYDQTNGAKLYQIQKEINDLTQGVLDITVYYTRMKKLWEELNTLNVKNHCSCVCVCGAKDSIFKAEQDRRLIHFLMGLNEVYTVIRGNILMMNPLPSMGQAFSLLIQEEKQREFKPIGRMSTDFVFLNVKAVDNKGH; from the coding sequence ATGGCCATCGAAACTACTACATCCACATCTGCATCTGAGGGATCTGTAATATCTGGAAGTGATGCCAATGGTATTCTGTATGTGCATCCTTCAGATAATCCAGGAATGATACTTGTTCCTGTTCAGTTTGATGGAACAGGATATAGGACTTGGAGAAGAGGTGTTATGAGGGCATTGTCAGTGAAAAACAAGTTAGGTTTCATTGATGGAAGTTGTGAGAAACCAAGCACCAATTCACCCCTGTTACGTCAATGGCAGAGGTGTGATGATATGGTGACATCTTGGATCCTGAACTCCTTAATCAAAGAAGTTTCAGACAGTGTAGAGTATGTAAACAATTCTGCTGAGTTGTGGAAGGAGTTGGAAGACAGGTATGATCAAACCAATGGAGCAAAATTGTATCAAATTCAAAAGGAGATCAATGATCTCACACAAGGAGTTTTGGACATTACTGTATATTACACAAGAATGAAGAAGTTATGGGAAGAATTGAATACTTTGAATGTGAAGAATCACTGCAgttgtgtctgtgtgtgtggTGCAAAGGATAGTATATTCAAGGCTGAACAAGATAGACGCCTGATTCATTTTCTTATGGGGTTAAATGAAGTGTACACAGTGATAAGAGGAaacattctcatgatgaatcCTCTTCCTTCTATGGGACAGGCTTTCTCACTGCTAATCcaagaggaaaaacaaagagaatTCAAGCCTATTGGTAGAATGTCTAcagattttgtatttttgaatgTTAAAGCTGTTGATAACAAAGGGCATTGA